In the genome of Ziziphus jujuba cultivar Dongzao chromosome 10, ASM3175591v1, the window tgcttGCTGATTTTCAGCCCATTGTtgatttatctttttgttcttcacTTATTGTACCTAGGTTCACCTCTAATATGCTGTCCAATGGTCtacttatatttttgtttcaaactTCGGGTCCCTTCTCTATAAATTTTAGCATGTTTATAAACTTTACATAAAGTTTTATGTTGCAAGGGATGGTTCTTGAAGTTGCAATTATATCCAAAGTGCTATGGGTCTTTGAGTTGTTTTACGTTTTGATCATTTTTTGGTCTTTATAATGACTTTATCTCTGTATTTCTACTTTTGCTTGACACACATACTGCTTAACTTCTGTAGCGGACCGTGGTTACTGTTTCTTATATGCAGTTTTGTGCCATCAAATCTTAGGCATCGTTTAATGGAGGACTCAGTAGCTTGGTTCTTGACACAATTGCCCACACCTTTAGCCAGAAATATCACAACAGGGTAATTCAAGTAaaatctctctccctctctctctctttctctccccccTACTTGAACTTTATGTTTCTTATAGTTTTACTGTCTTAAATCTCGTATAATTTTTTCACAAACAACAATGGTAAGATATAAAACTGGGATTAGTTGCTTCTCTACCTGATTCTGAATTCCTTACTTTCTATGCTTTGAGCCCTGATATCCTCATAAAGGAGAAATAGCCAATTTGGCAACAATGGGATTGTGTTTCTTCTTTCGATTAAATATTCCATGGGGCCCCCCgcggcgggggggggggggggtgtttgTGTGTCTTCACTCTTTTCGTTTCACGTATTTCATTGAGGTCAAATTGCTTCAGTTTGTGATATCATTATGCAGCATGAAGCTGGCCACTTTTTAATCGCCTACTTGGTGGGAATTCTTCCCAGGGGATATACCTTATCTAGTCTGGAAGCTTTAAAGAAGGAAGGATCTCTCAATGTTCAAGCAGGGACTGCATTTGTGGATTTTGAGTTTCTTGAAGAAGTATGTTCCTTTCTTTGTTTGACAGTGGTTATTACTCCTTTCATTGTCTATACCGTCAAGCTTgtcttgttattttttttgtttgttggtaCTGGAAGTGCCTTGATATGTTGAAAGGGTTATGGAATCTTCAGAGAGAGTTAGTAATGCCAAGAAACAATTACAAGGGAGCCTGATGACTGGCTGTATTGTCTCCAAAAGTGAAGTTATAACTATTTTAATTGAGATAATACTTGCCACCCATAGTCAACCATATGATCTAAAGCCTTTGTTCTGGGGATAACAGCTCAACTGGTTGGTTGTGTTCTTTTATTATGAAGTGTGACAAGGAAAAGAAATCTTAAGGAACGTAGCATAGGACACTTGCATTTTGGTTATTAAAAGTAAGATTATTTTGTTTCCATGTCATTAATGTAATGCATAGGATTTCTGGTGCCTTGGATCTCAGCTATAACTTTTCAGTTATCATTGTGAAAGCCATTGCTTAAGTCTTCGCAAAGTTATATTGATTTGACGAGCTTGTATGTACCAAATGAAATAGACTTTTCTGTAGGATCAACTTTGATTATTTCAGTTATCATTGTGAAAGCCATTGCTTAAGTCCTTGCAAAGTTCTATTGATTTGACGAGCTTGTATGTACCAAATGAAATAGACTCTTCTGTAGGATCAACTTTGATTAAGTCAGACTTTAGGTGTGGCATTCTTGTTATAATCTTTTGATCCACAGCACTTGTTTCCGTGGCTTGCAGGTTAATGGTGGAAAAGTATCAGCAACGGTACATTATCTTCCCCTCAAAACTGCTGCTTCTAAACAATCAGATTCAATATTGTTATATAACCTACAGTGTCACTTTGGCTGGCAATGAAAATAACTGGGAACTTATCTATCTTGCCAGACACTCAACAAATTCTCGTGTATAGCACTAGCTGGTGTGGTTTCCGAATATCTTTTATACGGCCATGCAGAGGGAGGTCTTGCTGATATAAACAAGGTCTACTAGATTTCTCTTAAGTGACTACTCTTTGATGAAATACAGATATGATGAAACTTAAATAGTAGCTAATGTAATCTGTTGGCTCCTGAGACAGTTGGATATGCTGCTTAAAGGCTTGGCCTTCACACAAAAGAAAGCTGACTCTCAAGTCAGATGGTCTGTACTAAACACCGTCCTAATACTGCGTCGACATGAAGCCACACGAGCTAAACTTGCTGAGGCCATGTCAAGCGGGAAATCTGTGGGATTTTGCATCGAAACCATTGAGGATACGATAGGCAATGCAGATATTTAAGAACATGAGCTGTTTTCCTAATGCTCTGCTAACATTTTTTTCTGCTCTGCTCTTTTGTTATGTAGAGATTTGTCACTTGCTGCAGAAGAACCTGTATTTATAACATATGAATGGCAACTTAACATCAGTTTGTGTTAAGAACCTTTTGGGGGTTATATATAGAATGTCAGAACAGTTTtacaattacaaataaaattctATCTGCCTCAGGAGTATCGTTCCAAGTTTCCAACAACTTGTATCTAATTAGTAATTCCCATTATGGTATGCTATCATTTGTCCTTAGCCTGTGTACCTCTTGTCAGTCAGTTTCGCTTTTGTTTTGCACTTTGAGAAGTTATGGGAAAATAttcaatgtaaaaaataaaaaaataaaattcttgcAATCTAATTAAATTAGTGCATTTTTcgtgttaattaattatttataaatattattgctattattataaGATATGGTAGTACaaaacgaaaaataaaatagaaaataaaaataaaataaaatttaaatttattagataCTCTTGcaatattgaaagaaaaaggCAAATTTAATCCAAGTTGAAAAGTACAAAAGTTCTGACAAACCAATGTaagaaggaggaaaaaaaaaaaataggaacaAACAGAGTCAGTTGGAATGTGCCGTCTATGAGTCCTACTGTCAAGAGGAGATAAAAGGCTTCGTAATAAATCGGTGAATTTGCATTTATTCATATGGTCAAGGTCAATACCTTCCGACTGccgataaataaaataaaataaaataaaaaacccagaAACAAAAGACCAAAACCCAAGAAAGCACCATCGCTGAATCTGCCTCTGTTCCTGTGGTATGtgaaaatctctctctctcttttttttttttttttttttttgggttttttctctCACTTTTCTGTGAAAAAAAAGTGAGAGTTTTGAAGAATGGCTCCACAGTGGGTTCTGGTTTGCCATGGGCTGGTTACATTGCTGGTGTTGGTTTCCTTCCTCTGCGGCCACTGGCCCATCTTTAAGGGCACACCCATCCAACGCATCCACCAATTCATCACCTTCGGCGCTTACGATTACTTCCTGTACGTCAATTATCTCTTTTTCTCtcgccttcttcttcttcttcccttttttttttttttttttaattttagttttgattttttagatttgattCGGTTCTCATTTTGTTCCTTTGTCTTTTTTTCATAGGAGGTTTGTGGGGGTTGTTTTTGGCACCAAGGGAACCGATGCTGTACTCTCGGTTGAGTATTTCTGCTGCGACCGACCCAATCCAATTTTGCAGGTTTACAGAGAAAGTTTCAttctttatatgatttttgtgTTGTATAGTCTTGCTTGGGAATGTGGGATTgggttttaattggttttggttttggttcaTATGGGTTTGTGATATGTTGGAtacagggtttttttttttttgcttttttgaatTGAATTGTTGTTGAGATCATGAGTTTATTCACTTGTTTGGGTTTGCTATTTGTGGTTAAGTGTTTAGCTTTTCTGAAGATGCATACACTTTTGAGTGTGTTTTGTTGTTATGTGATAGGGATGTTAGAtgttatcagttttttttttgtgtgtgtgcgtgtgtgtattttagtttttgctaaattattggattttagGGTATGATGAATATGTTTGTGTTTGGAGAAGATTTTgatctttaattatttatttttcttttggattaTTATTCAATGTGGTCTTTCTGTTTGGCTGTAGGTATTATATCTTGCAATACTTGGAGGAATCTATTACTTAATTGCAAAGTCTATCTTTGTCTACATCCCTGGTTATTATCTTAGTGGACTTCACAGGTCTATATTGAGGAGTACAGATTTGCTCTTTTATTCTTTAACTTTTTAGTATTGATTCGCTGTTGACATAATTCTCAGTTCTTACAAGAATCCCTTATATGCAATGTGTTTTCCTGCAGGTACACAAGCTTGTTGGCTGTTGGTGTCGGTCTTCTGCTATTTCTATTGACTAGCTTTTCTGATCCAGGAACAGTGAAGGCTGAGAATGTTTCTCAGTATCTCTCTGCTTATCCGTatgacaatattatttattcagaGAAAGAATGTTCAACTTGTAAAATACCAAAGTGAGTTTCTTTCTTCACAGGTGCATCCCtggaggattattattattattattttttttattgaaatctatACTGATGGAAATTTgttcatttctttcttcttctgtgATTCAGACCTGCCAGGTCCAAACACTGCAGCATATGTAATCGTTGTGTTTCTCGTTTTGATCATCACTGTGGATGGATGGTCTGAAAATAACTCAAATCCATATCCTGATTTTATGATTGGATATTCTATTTGGTAAATATCttaaattctatattttggtTTCTACTTTTCATCATTGCAGAATAATTGCATTGGCGAGAGAAACACACGTTACTTTATGGCTTTTCTTTTATGGTGAGTTCCAATTTATGCAACAACAAGCTTTTGGAGATGTGATGCAACATGCTAGCCTTCTTTCCCTTCCTGTCATTTAACTTTTAGTGCTTCTGCAGGCACTTCCTTATTTGCGTGTATGGAACAGTAGCCATTGTGTTGGTTCTTGTTGGGAGGGCCAAAGAATTGAGAGTTATATATATTCTAACTGGTAAAATTTCCTTGCATTTTAACCCAGTCATGGATTTGTTGCATGTGGACCTAAATTTAGCGTTTACCCTTTTTCTTCATTGCAGTTTATTATGGTATAGAAAATTCTTTCTTTAGTTTAGCTCCACATGTTGTACAGGTGAGTTAATTTTGTTCTTTGACATGTTTCTATCAGAGGTTATTATAGATTACCCTTTTTCATGTTGCGTATTGATTAATCGGTTTTCTGGTGGAAACAGTGGTTGCTGAGTTCTTACAACACTCAAATTCTTGTTACTGTGTTTCTTGGAATAGTTTCGTTGCTGTTGGCGGGTTTCTTTGGTTATCATGCCAAACTTTGTCTCACAAATACTACCACTAACGAGGTCTGTATTTACTATCTTGACAGTtctattcatttttctttaggAATAGGCATTAAGTTTCTTTTGCTGCAACATAATCACTGtcttgagaaaagccatataaaATATTGGCTTCAAATCTTTGCAGCTACTTTTGGATGCATATTTGACTTTGCTTATAAAATGGCACACCATGCACTTATCTACTAGAACACTTATGTTGATATTGAATTTTCACTTAAAATACTTTAGATTATagcaaaaaaaacattataCTCAATGGATGTGCTGATTTGTCAATAGATTAAATCATTACtgtgattattattactgtttatGTTCCTTTGGAATTTGGTATTCGATGGTATGGCTGCAAGCGTAACCAAAGTGAAGTAAAGCTGGTGCTGAAACACTCAAATTTAAACTTACATGGATATACTTGTTTATGGAACTACAGACTTTCAAGTGGCAGGAGTATGTAAGCTGGCAAAAGAAGCTAAATGAAGCAAGGGCAAGTGCTGCAGCTCTCAAAGCAAGTCTCAACGGGATGAGTAGTGAAAGAAAGCCTCCGGAGAGCAAATGGAGATCCTTCTTTCGAAAATCTCCATTGGAAGATGTTGAGGTTGTTGTTAAGAGTAACATGTATGATAAAGGATTCATTCAAAATCTTTCTGAGATAATCTTCCCCCTTTCAACAAGAGCATCGTTTACGCAGACCAAATCGAAGTCTGGCTAAATTTTGCTGCGAATCATCTTTATGTTTAGTTTTGGATATGGTTGCCTCCCACCATTGATACGATATCAATCCTTGATCCCACTGAGAGAGTTTCTTGGGATTGTGATACATGTCTTGCAAATATTTGATGGACTATTCTAGCATCGTTGATGATCTTTGATGCTATCTTGGGCTATTGTGGCCTTTGGCTGGGAGAGTAAAGATAGGggtgttttaatttttgtagtgtttttatgtaaataataCTTGATTAATTTATGCTTacagtatatttttatttgaatttgttttttttcttattttgctttTAATATGGTAAAGAAAGAATGTTTGACTTGGAGGATGCCTTtcggttattattgttttgggATCCCTTCAACTATTGAATGTCCATATCAATTGCAAAACAAGGATTAAGAATATGTAGGCAAATTGCAATTACTATTTCCCAAATTTGATTCTTGTAAATAATATGgtagaaaaacaattttttttttttttgttttccttatcATGCGCAACTGTAAATAAAATGTAgaataatttaaatgaaaaataattaataaaaataatattataatttagtattttaggaagataaaaaaaaaataaataaataaaaagatgaaaaaggGCCTTTGGTCTACTCTGGACCGTGTGAATGATGAAGATGGGCCGGAAGAGAACCCATTTCGAAAACTTTTCTATGCCTtcggcaaaaaaaaaaaaaaaaaaaaaaaaaaaaagccctctATTCGacctaaataataaaaaaacaaacgaCACCGTTAAAGGAGTAGTCGGGTGTGGTATCGTCACGAGCCGATCTTTGTTTGGCGGCacggaaaattgaaaattgagggaaagaggaggaaaaaaaagaaagaaaacatcgTTGAGAAAATCGAATAATGAAAAGCGAAGAAGCTTATTGAGCTCAGATCAGATCAgtggttatttatattttatatttcggTTGGAATATTAAGAATCCGAATTTGGTTCCCCTAAATTGGGAAGAGAGAGTGGAAACAAAAGGGAAGGGTTGGATTCTGGGTTTTTGTTAATTAGGTTTTGGAAATTTAGACTGCCGAAAAGTGGATTATGATATACACGGCAGTCGACACGTTCTACCTGACGGATGAGCAGCTCGCGAATTCGCCGTCCAGGAAAGACGGCATAGATGAAGCCACAGAAACCAATCTGAGAATCTATGGTTGCCATCTCATCCAAGAAAGCGGCATCTTGCTCAAATTGTATGCCTTTATCCGCTTTTCTTCTACTtctatgtaattaattataggtttatgttatttttcttccttttttttatttttattttttatgttttacttaagaaaaaagtttaaatttttaacagAGACCAAGCTGTTATGGCGACCGGTCAGGTTCTGTTCCACCGTTTCTATTGCAAGAAGTCGTTTGCCCGCTTTAATGTCAAGGTTGGCTTgttatttttgtaattgtttCTATACTTTTCTGGCAACCTTTTGTTTGGATGCATAGAAAGTGTCAAactttatctaaattttttacACCATTGGGGATTTATTTTTGGGTGGTAAAAGGATGGGTAATGTAAACCCTGTATATATGCTGTATTTATTCAACAGCTTTACTTCCTCAAGCCCTTGtgttgaatttttgaaattcgatttttgtaattaatcgcatttttctttaatttcgtTTTAATCCCACATTTTGAAGATGGTAGAACTTGGTTTGATTTGGGTATAAGTAGCATCGTTATGGCATTGAGTTTGTGCTAGTTCTAATGCTTTTGCAGAAATCGTT includes:
- the LOC107412073 gene encoding probable protein S-acyltransferase 17 isoform X1, which codes for MAPQWVLVCHGLVTLLVLVSFLCGHWPIFKGTPIQRIHQFITFGAYDYFLRFVGVVFGTKGTDAVLSVEYFCCDRPNPILQVLYLAILGGIYYLIAKSIFVYIPGYYLSGLHRYTSLLAVGVGLLLFLLTSFSDPGTVKAENVSQYLSAYPYDNIIYSEKECSTCKIPKPARSKHCSICNRCVSRFDHHCGWMNNCIGERNTRYFMAFLLWHFLICVYGTVAIVLVLVGRAKELRVIYILTVYYGIENSFFSLAPHVVQWLLSSYNTQILVTVFLGIVSLLLAGFFGYHAKLCLTNTTTNETFKWQEYVSWQKKLNEARASAAALKASLNGMSSERKPPESKWRSFFRKSPLEDVEVVVKSNMYDKGFIQNLSEIIFPLSTRASFTQTKSKSG
- the LOC107412074 gene encoding uncharacterized protein LOC107412074 isoform X2, coding for MGSSVMYHYAGFSYHSQLKFPSFGIVCSSEVVGVSRRQVLEQVDVVLAKGDERAALQLVKDLQGKPGGLRCFGSARQVPQRLYTLDELKLNGIEASSLLSPVDATLGSIERNLQLAAVLGGVSAWNVFGFSPQQVLYLSLGLLFLWTLDVASFNGGLSSLVLDTIAHTFSQKYHNRHEAGHFLIAYLVGILPRGYTLSSLEALKKEGSLNVQAGTAFVDFEFLEEVNGGKVSATTLNKFSCIALAGVVSEYLLYGHAEGGLADINKLDMLLKGLAFTQKKADSQVRWSVLNTVLILRRHEATRAKLAEAMSSGKSVGFCIETIEDTIGNADI
- the LOC107412074 gene encoding uncharacterized protein LOC107412074 isoform X1, which produces MGSSVMYHYAGFSYHSQLKFPSFGIVCSSEVVGVSRRQVLEQVDVVLAKGDERAALQLVKDLQGKPGGLRCFGSARQVPQRLYTLDELKLNGIEASSLLSPVDATLGSIERNLQLAAVLGGVSAWNVFGFSPQQVLYLSLGLLFLWTLDVASFNGGLSSLVLDTIAHTFSQKYHNRVIQHEAGHFLIAYLVGILPRGYTLSSLEALKKEGSLNVQAGTAFVDFEFLEEVNGGKVSATTLNKFSCIALAGVVSEYLLYGHAEGGLADINKLDMLLKGLAFTQKKADSQVRWSVLNTVLILRRHEATRAKLAEAMSSGKSVGFCIETIEDTIGNADI
- the LOC107412073 gene encoding probable protein S-acyltransferase 17 isoform X2; this translates as MAPQWVLVCHGLVTLLVLVSFLCGHWPIFKGTPIQRIHQFITFGAYDYFLRFVGVVFGTKGTDAVLSVEYFCCDRPNPILQVLYLAILGGIYYLIAKSIFVYIPGYYLSGLHRYTSLLAVGVGLLLFLLTSFSDPGTVKAENVSQYLSAYPYDNIIYSEKECSTCKIPKPARSKHCSICNRCVSRFDHHCGWMNNCIGERNTRYFMAFLLWHFLICVYGTVAIVLVLVGRAKELRVIYILTVSLLLAGFFGYHAKLCLTNTTTNETFKWQEYVSWQKKLNEARASAAALKASLNGMSSERKPPESKWRSFFRKSPLEDVEVVVKSNMYDKGFIQNLSEIIFPLSTRASFTQTKSKSG